One genomic region from Jiangella sp. DSM 45060 encodes:
- a CDS encoding helix-turn-helix transcriptional regulator, with protein MDDDGLSLVFGALADPTRRAILARLAEGPAPVTELGRPFDISAQAVSKHLKVLERAGLISRTRQGQWRPCRLEAAPLERASGWIEQYRAVWEDSLGRLEHEIDRIRGRQDDATHD; from the coding sequence ATGGACGACGACGGCCTGAGCCTGGTCTTCGGCGCGCTCGCCGACCCGACCCGGCGCGCCATCCTCGCCCGGCTGGCCGAGGGGCCGGCGCCCGTCACCGAGCTCGGCCGGCCGTTCGACATCAGCGCCCAGGCCGTCTCCAAGCACCTCAAGGTGCTGGAGCGGGCCGGGCTGATCAGCCGCACCCGGCAGGGCCAGTGGCGTCCCTGCCGGCTGGAGGCCGCGCCGCTGGAGCGCGCGAGCGGCTGGATCGAGCAGTACCGCGCGGTCTGGGAGGACTCCCTGGGCCGCCTCGAGCACGAGATCGACCGGATCCGAGGGAGGCAGGACGATGCCACGCACGACTGA
- a CDS encoding SRPBCC domain-containing protein codes for MPRTTEVLFEPERQDIIVTRGFAASPGAVFAAMTDPALIPRWWGSRRFDTTVEEMDVRRGGSWRFVTRHREGTSTPYTFRGVYHDVVPGALIVSTLQFEMGGPGHLQLVTDTFEPDGEGGTRYVNVALFQSVADRDGWIPTGMETGIRESHDLLDELIGAPR; via the coding sequence ATGCCACGCACGACTGAGGTGCTCTTCGAGCCCGAACGCCAGGACATCATCGTCACCAGGGGTTTCGCCGCGTCGCCCGGCGCCGTCTTCGCCGCGATGACCGACCCGGCGCTGATCCCGCGCTGGTGGGGCTCGCGCCGGTTCGACACCACCGTCGAGGAGATGGACGTGCGCCGCGGCGGCAGTTGGCGGTTCGTCACCCGGCATCGCGAGGGCACCTCGACGCCGTACACCTTCCGCGGCGTCTACCACGACGTCGTCCCCGGCGCCCTGATCGTGTCGACGCTGCAGTTCGAGATGGGCGGGCCGGGACACCTGCAGCTCGTCACCGACACCTTCGAGCCCGACGGCGAAGGCGGCACCCGCTACGTCAACGTCGCCCTGTTCCAGTCGGTGGCCGACCGCGACGGCTGGATCCCGACCGGCATGGAGACCGGCATCCGCGAGTCGCACGACCTGCTGGACGAGCTGATCGGGGCGCCGCGCTGA
- a CDS encoding SRPBCC domain-containing protein: MTRAYDAPPPRVWAALTESALVMRWWGPDGFTAPVARMDVRPGGVSLVAMRSPDGAELYNTWTYGLVERPHRLEYVLRFCDASGRPVPPSSLGLPADIPTGGVPHELTLTPSAGGTELTVTERGYGTAGTVRLSRLGLEQTLNKLAAVL, translated from the coding sequence GTGACCCGTGCGTACGACGCCCCGCCGCCGCGGGTGTGGGCCGCGCTGACCGAGTCCGCCCTGGTGATGCGCTGGTGGGGTCCGGACGGCTTCACCGCGCCGGTCGCGCGCATGGACGTCCGCCCGGGCGGCGTCTCGCTGGTGGCCATGCGCTCGCCCGACGGCGCCGAGCTGTACAACACGTGGACGTACGGGCTGGTCGAGCGGCCGCACCGGCTCGAGTATGTCTTGCGCTTCTGCGACGCGTCCGGCCGGCCGGTGCCGCCGTCGTCGCTCGGGCTGCCCGCCGACATCCCCACCGGCGGCGTGCCGCACGAGCTGACGCTGACCCCGTCGGCCGGCGGGACGGAGCTGACGGTCACCGAGCGCGGCTACGGGACGGCCGGCACTGTGCGGCTGTCGCGGCTCGGGCTGGAGCAGACGCTTAACAAGCTGGCCGCCGTGCTCTGA